Within the Armatimonadota bacterium genome, the region AAATCAGCCATATCAGCCCGCTGGGACTGGTGCAGATGACGCGCAAGCGCACCGGCGAGTCGGTGGTGGAACTGCTGATGGAGCGGTGTCCCTATTGCGGTGGACGAGGACGCATCATCGCCCCCGAATCGGTCAGCCTGGACATCGAACGGGAGCTTACCCGTCGCGCCGCCGCCGAGCATGCGGAAGCTTATCTGGTCATCGCACACCCCAAAGTGGCAGAGCTTCTTATCGGTCCGGAGGGCGAAAACGTAGACGAACTAGAGCATACTCTCCACTGCGCCATTTATGTGCGTAGCGACCCGGACAGGCACTTGGAGAGCTACGATATCCGACAGGGTACCATGGCGGACTTTGACCGTTCCTGGCTGGGTTTCCGGCGAGCGCAGGTGGTGGAGTGCCTGGTGGAGCCCTCCTCGCTGGCTGCAAACGGCAACCTGAAGTTCATCGGCTGGACGGACGGCTTCTTGCTAGACCTCACCGATGGTGCAGAATATGCAGGGCAGCGGGTTAAGGTACGCCTGCTGGATATCCGTCGCTCCTTTGCTTTTGCAGAGGTCATCCCCTCGACACGCCCGCTGGAGCGCAACGAGATACCATGAGAGCGAGGCACTTCTCATTGCTCCTGTCCTTGTGCGTTTTGCCTGCACCCTCTGGAGGGCGAGGCTCTCACCGAGCCGTTGGCACCCTGGGAAAGGTGCTCCTATGGCTTGCTACTGCCGAAGGCGGAGTGCCTGATGCGCAACGGTAGTATGGAATACTTCCGTTGTTCAAATTGCTCGCGGTTCTCGTAGACCAACACCAGATTGGTCAACCGACGCAGAGGGCGCATCAGTATCCTGCCGCGATAGTACATGCCGGTGGAGGAGCCAGCATCCAGATTGATGGCGTCCACGCAGCCCAATCGGTGCATCACCATTGCCATCTGTCTCAAGGTGATAGGCTTGCGCGTGCCGACGAACAGCAGTTGATTCTCGCGCGTCACACCGACCGCCAGCCTCCACGCCGGACGAAGCAGATGTTTATCGCGAAAGCCCTCTGCACGCGGATACACCCCGATTTTGCCAGCCTTCACCAGGCGCGGTCCCGAGCGGATGACGAAATCGTAAGCGCTCCAGTCCTCGCGACGGTTGCGCTGGACATCCACAAACTCCACCTGGTTGTCGGGAGTGATGCACAGCGCAGTGCCGATACCGCCGAAATGCACCATCTTCCCTTCTATCACGATGTCACCGACGGGTAGATAGGAGCGCGTCCCGAAGAAAGTGCCGGTGATGGCTGCGGTAGGCTGAGCGCGTGCCACCATGCTCTCCAGTGGCTCGGTGCGTCCACGCTGCTGTTTTGCCAGCATGCCCGTTACCTTGACGTTTTCATCGTTCATGTGGACGCGAATGATTTTGACCGGAATATCCAGCACGGTGGTGGCAATCAGCTGCACACTGCTACTGGCTGCCCATACAGCGCTGCCAAGATGCCACCAGAGAATCACCATCCACAACCATCGCCTTCTCATCGCTACCCCTCTTCTGCTCCAGCTCTGCCGTACCGGTTGTTCCATATTCTGCCGTCACCCGTTCGTTGTTATTAAGATACCCAAAAACCCGTAGAGATACCAGTTTGACAATCACCTTGCGCCGTGATAGGATTCCCTTTCGGAAGAGAGTGCAATCAGGCGGGGCTCTCGTCGAGCCTGGAGGCGATGAAAGGAGATAGAGCGATGCGAGTTCTCGGAATGATCTTCTGGATGCTTCTCCTTGGGGCGGTGGGTATCGCCAGAGCTCAGGTAGTTTTCTCGGACAACTTTGAAAGCTACCAGGGGCAACAGCAGCTGGAACAGTATGACAACCCGAACGACCTGTTCGACATAGTGTGGCGGACACGCAACGTCTGGCACGGGCAGATTGCCCCGCCCAACCTGCAGCTGGTCCATATCGTTACTCCCTATACGCACCCAGCCTATCCGGGTGACCCCTACTTGCCTCAACCTGCCGATGCGAAGGCGCGAGGGGCACAGAGCCTTTGGCTAAAGGCGGGGGCACACCGAGCCAACTTCCTCAACCTCGCGGCGCCGCTGGGAGCGGGGGCGTACGTGGACTGGTGGTTCTACGATACAGGCTCCGCAAATAAACAGGCGAACGCCTGGGTGGAGCTGCTGTATTATACTACAGGTTTGCTGGATGTGGGCGCGGGCGTGACCACCGGACAGGTGGAATCGTTCTCGCTGGGGGCAGCGAGTTTCGATCCGAAAGCGAACCTGAGCACTTATCAGGTGCGAGGAGACATTTCAGACCCGGCGTACTATCCGCCCGACTCGTTCGCCAGCCAGGGAGGGGGAGCCGCGACATGGGCAAATTTCAGCGGCACCTCGCGTTCCACGGGCTGGCATCACGCGGCGATATGGCTGTGGAAGCCTAACGAGGTTCTGTTCATTCTGGACGGTGCGCTCAAGACCGAACCCCGCAACCCCGCTTATGGTGCTACCACCGTGCGCATTCGTGGACTTGCCAGCAATGCCACCGATTTCTACTTCGATGACGTGACCGTAGGGGTGGGCATTCCGCCTGCGATGCCTCGCTCCAACACTGCCTGCGCCATCTCGCTGAACGATTTCATCGGCGACTATTCACAAGTGAGCGTGCAGGTGCAGGTGCGCCATTCCAACGACGCGCAACCTCTGGAGACGCAAACGGTCGTGCTTTCGGAAGGGGGAAGCGCGCAGATTGCCCTGCCGGTAGGCACATGGGACCTGGCGTTCAAGGCAGACCGCTCTCTGCGGCGGGTGTTGCGCGGCGTCCATGTGCCCGCTAGCGGCACGCTGAACGTATCGCTGCCGGGGGGCGACGCCGACGGCGACAACGAGGTCAGTCTGTTCGACTTCGGCAAGCTGGTCTCGGCGTTTGGCAAAATATCTGGCGAGCCGGGTTTTGACCCCACTACCGACTTCGACGGAGATGGGGAGATCAGCCTGTTTGACTTTGGCATCCTTGTGCGGAACTTCGGTCTGACAGGAGACGAATAAGCAGCAAAACGCCCCTCTCCGGTCAGGAGAGGGGCGGGAAGAGGTTTCGCTAACCGCGCTCCAGTTGTAGAGTGATCGTAGGCGCGTCGCAGATTTCGCTCGGACCGAAGTACTGGATGGGTCCGGGAAAGCGGTAATCGTCCTCCACAGCCCACTTCTCGCGCTGTTGGGCAAAGGTCTGGAACGGTTTGCCGTTCAGGTCCACCAGCGCCTTGCGGATAACAGGTGTGGGCTTGCCTTTGCGTACCTCGATGTTCAGCATCATCGTCACAGGCACGCCACCTGCTATCCATTCATCCGCGCTCTTCGTCAGGTTGCGCACGTACACCGTATAGCCTGTTAACCCGGCGCGTATGAGCTGTGCGGCAGCATAGCCCAATGTATAGGCGTAGTCGGCGTCGAAGTTAGACGGAGCGGCGCACCGCCCTTCGTAGCCGAAGAAGTGGCTTAAGGGGCTGAACTTCACCTCTTTTGCCTCGCCCTTCGCCTGCATTTCGCGGATGCGGTCGGACACGAGGTCGATAAGCAGTCGTTCCGTCTCCACTTGCGACAGAGGCACGTTGCCGTGGCTGTCGCGGCGCAGAAGCACTTCCTGAATGTCCTGCGGCAGGGAGCCGTATACCCGCGCGCTGTGGTCACTGAGCTTGGTGCTCAGGTATTGCACACGCTCGGAGTGGTCTGGCAGGCTGTGGATATACTCCTCCTCCTGTCCCAGTATCGCGCTGAGCTCATCGATCAGCGTCTTAATTTCAGCGATGAACTCCACCAGCCCTTCTGGCACCAGGGCGATGCCGTAGTTCTTACCCGCTTGCGCCCGCTTCACCACCGAGTGCACAATCTGCTGCACAATCTGCTCGAGGGTGATACCCTTCGCCTGCACCTCTTCCGAGATGAGGGCGATATTGGGGTGGGTTTGCAGAGCGCATTCCAGAGTCACATGGCTGGCTGCGCGTCCCATCAAGCGGATGAAGTGCCAGTACTTCACCGCCGAAGTGGCATCGCGGGCGATATTGCCAATCAGCTCGGAGTACACCTTGCTGGCGGTATCGAAACCGAACGAGGCTTCGATCAGCTCGTTCTTCATATCGCCGTCGATGGTCTTGGGTACGCCAATGATGCAGGTGGTGGAGCCTACCGAGCGCAGGTACTCCGCGAGTACCGCCGCGTTCGTGTTCGAATCGTCGCCCCCGATGATGACCAGCCCATCCAGTCCCATCTCTTCGAAGTTCTTGCGACAGGCTTCCAGCTCTTCCGGCTTTTCAATCTTATCGCGCCCGGTCATAATCATATTGAAGCCGCCGGTGTTTCGGTACTGGTCTACGGTGTCGGCGGTGAGCTCGATATACTTGCCCTTGATCACACCCGCAGGTCCCTTGAGGAAGCCGTACACCTTGCTATCGGGGTTTGCCGCCTTCAGCGCATCAAACACACCGGCAATCACATTGTGGCCGCCGGGCGCGGGTCCTCCGGAAAGCACCACGCCTACCCGAAGTGGCTTCGTGCTCAGGTCTCCTTTGCCTTCCACCAGCGTTGCGATGGGCTGACCGCAGGTGAGCGGAAAGAGTTTGCGAATCTGCTCCTTGTCGGTCGCCGGCTCGGTGGGTTCACCCAGCTGCACGGCGACGTGCCCCGTCCGCAAAGCAGGTGGCAACTTGGGTTGATACGATGCTCGAGCTTGCTGTAGCGGAGATTTGGTGTCCGTCATCGTCTTCGCCTCTCTTCTCCACGCTATTGGTGCACTAATATCTTACACCACAAGTCGCAAAATTGCCACCACAGAAGCACAAGAAGCCCCTTCCGGGCAGGAAGGGGCTCCGCGCAAAAGGTCACCGGCTACTCTTCACCAACCAGCAAACCGTAGGTTCCGTCTTTGCGGCGGTAGAGCACCCGCACACCCTGCGTTTCCATGTCCAGAAAAACATGGAAGTCGTGCTGTAACATCTCCATTTCCATCGCTGCCTCTTCTAGTGTGGAAGGCTTCAGCGTGAATCGCTTGATGCGTGCGATGCGGAAGGGAGGGGGTTCTTCTTCACCAGGCTCGGTGGTCGGCTCTTCTCCAGTGGCTTCCAGCAGAAGCGTAATCTCCTCCGCATGTAACATGTCCTCCCGGTCGCGCTTCGCCAGCGAGCGGAATCTCTTACCCTTGAAACGCGCCAGCTGCGCTTCCAGTTTGTCTACCACCCGATCTACGGTGGCTCGGAGGTCATTGCTCGTGTCTTCTGCGCGCAGGGTGATGCCATCGCCGTTGAGGGTGATTTCTATCGTGTGTCTGCCACGTATCTCCTCGTGTACCACAGCCGCAGTGCGAAAGTTTTTGAAATGACGCTCGAGCTTCTGGATTTTCTTTTCGATGTAGTCGCGTGCTGCTGCAGACAACGAGCCTTCCATATCGCGGAATTGTACTTGCATGGCTACGCCTCTCACTCGTCGATGAATGTTCAGGCAGGTACTGCCCCGTGACTCTTACTTCCTTCTATTATTTACTTTATTCGCTTTCCGGTACAGGTAAACCTCTCTCTACCGAACGAATATTTGATGAACGTGCAGGAATACAAGGATAGATGCATGCCGGCGCGGCGCAAGGGACGAGAAATGCGTGAAACTCCCTTCTCCTTGCTGGGGTCTGATAGTAGGCGACAGAGTTCTCTTGTGGCCGGGTATTTTTCGTCCAAAATCTTCGTATGCTCTCTGTCCTGAGGCAAATTTTGTAATATAATACGAGTGGATGGATATTGGACACCGATGGAGGAGGAACCGCGCTGGTGAAAATCAGATTGTTGTTCAGTACCTTGCTGGCGCTTGGGCTGATAACGAGCGCTTTGGCGACGCCTAAGTACTTGGTGGTTTTCACGAAAACCTGTTCCCCGCCAAAGGACAGTGCACTGGCGAAAGCCAAGTGCATGAGCTGTCACGTGAAGGGCAAGGAGCTCAATGTCTACGGCAAGGACCTGCAGAAGGCATTGCAGGAGAAGAAAACGAAGGACTTGACCGCGGAGATTCTCAAGTCTGTGGAGAAGCTGGACTCGGACAAGGACGGCGCCTCCAACGGCGACGAGATCAAGGTGGGTACCCTGCCCGCAGACCCCAAGAGCAAGCCATAGCCCTGTAGCATCTCGACAAAAGCGACAGTGGTTACGAACAGAAAAACGAAACCTGAAGGAGGGAACCGCATGAACAAGAACAGAGTGTACATCAGCACTGTGCTTGCGTTTGGGCTGATGATGAGCGCGCTGGCATCGCCCAAAATGCAGGTCGTTTTCAACAAGACGTATCCGGCTCCGAAGGACAGTGCGCTGGCGAAAGCGAAGTGCATGAGCTGTCACGTGAAGGGCAAGGAGCTCAATGTCTACGGCAAGGACCTGCAGAAGGCATTGCAGGAGAAGAAAACGCAGGACTTGACCGCGGAGATTCTCAAGTCTGTGGAGAAGCTGGACTCGGACAAGGACGGCGTTTCCAACGGCGACGAGCTCAAGGCGGGAACCTTGCCTGCAGACCCCAAGAGCAAGCCTGCGCAGGGAAAAAGCGCTGAAACAGCAACCGAGTAGTGCAAGCTGTAGATAGCAACGTGTGGAACATTTTGCGGCGCCATCTCTGGCGCCGCTTTTTGGCTAACCCGTACTCTGCATGGCAGCGGCGATACCTGCAATGCTCAGCAGGATAGCATCGTGCCAGGCGCCCTGTGTATCCTGTTCCTTCTGGTGCTCCCAGAGGTCCAGCAACGCGAGCTGCAACCTGTTCAGAGGCATGACCGCCGGGTTACGCAGCAGCACGGTGCGCTGCACCACTTTGGCGTTCTGCATCAGCTCGGTCTGTCCAGTGATACGCAGTATCCACTCCACCGTGCGCTGATATTCCCGTTCAATGGTCTGGTGGAGACGCTGTCCCAGTTCAGCGGGCTGCACCCGCGACGCATACAGCCGCGCGGTGGGTAGATGTGCTCGCACCAGCTCCAGCTGAGCGTTGTCTATAACCATACGAAAGAGCGACCACTGACGGTACATGTGTTGAAGCAACTCCAGGTTCTCAGAGCCCTGAGAGCCGAACCATTCGAGCGCACTTCCCACTCCGTACCAGCCGGGTATCACGTAGCGGCTTTGCACCCAGGCAAAGACCCACGGGATGGCACGCAGGTTCTCCAGCCCTACGACGTCTCCCTGGGGGCGGAAGACAGGACGGGAGGCGATGGGCAATCGGCTAATATGGGAGATGGGGGTTGCCTGGGTATAGAACGTCCAGAAATCCGCGTCCTCGTACACCAGTGCACGATACACCTGCAGGGAGTAGCGTGCCAGTTGTTCCATGGCTTGCTGCCAGCGTCGTGGAATACGCTTACGCACGCAGCCCGCTGTAGCCAGCAACACCGCGTTGGCAATCTGTTCCAGGTGCCGATGTGCGATAGGCGCAAGTCCATAGCGGAATGACACCACCTCGCCCTGCTCGGTAAATCGAATGCGTCCGTTCATACTCCCGGGTGGTTGCGAGAGGATGGCCTGGTTCGCGCGTCCGCCTCCGCGTCCAATGGTGCCGCCACGACCATGAAAGAGGCGAAAGTCCACCCCCGCTTTGCGGCAGGTCTGTGCCAGGCGTGCCTGCGTTTCATGCAAGGACCAGTTTGCTGCCAGATAGCCGCCATCCTTGCTGCTGTCCGAGTATCCCAGCATGATTTCCTGAAAGTTGCCTCG harbors:
- the pfp gene encoding pyrophosphate--fructose 6-phosphate 1-phosphotransferase, which produces MTDTKSPLQQARASYQPKLPPALRTGHVAVQLGEPTEPATDKEQIRKLFPLTCGQPIATLVEGKGDLSTKPLRVGVVLSGGPAPGGHNVIAGVFDALKAANPDSKVYGFLKGPAGVIKGKYIELTADTVDQYRNTGGFNMIMTGRDKIEKPEELEACRKNFEEMGLDGLVIIGGDDSNTNAAVLAEYLRSVGSTTCIIGVPKTIDGDMKNELIEASFGFDTASKVYSELIGNIARDATSAVKYWHFIRLMGRAASHVTLECALQTHPNIALISEEVQAKGITLEQIVQQIVHSVVKRAQAGKNYGIALVPEGLVEFIAEIKTLIDELSAILGQEEEYIHSLPDHSERVQYLSTKLSDHSARVYGSLPQDIQEVLLRRDSHGNVPLSQVETERLLIDLVSDRIREMQAKGEAKEVKFSPLSHFFGYEGRCAAPSNFDADYAYTLGYAAAQLIRAGLTGYTVYVRNLTKSADEWIAGGVPVTMMLNIEVRKGKPTPVIRKALVDLNGKPFQTFAQQREKWAVEDDYRFPGPIQYFGPSEICDAPTITLQLERG
- a CDS encoding ribosomal subunit interface protein, which codes for MQVQFRDMEGSLSAAARDYIEKKIQKLERHFKNFRTAAVVHEEIRGRHTIEITLNGDGITLRAEDTSNDLRATVDRVVDKLEAQLARFKGKRFRSLAKRDREDMLHAEEITLLLEATGEEPTTEPGEEEPPPFRIARIKRFTLKPSTLEEAAMEMEMLQHDFHVFLDMETQGVRVLYRRKDGTYGLLVGEE